ccctttcagaacgctccctttatatgcaaatgagacacaggcaaacacacacccacttcttccagggggtttctgatttgtcctctttacagcgctcactcgctcagctcctgttccctcccctcattcgtctccccctccctccactagttctctgacaatatcaacatggcagcgtgcgtcacaggaagagacgtcctacataaggatggagccgaacactgtccaactgtaaatcagttacaaacacttagggacagcaccactgatccaccgctgatcgctgcataaacagctgctgtatgtgagtgtatcagactgagtgtgtgctccggtcatggaggacgtactgaacaaatatgtttaattaggacgtgtcagaatggtcagttatgacctctatgtgaccttttcttaacaatgtgtgtgtttgtacgtcgctgactaaatactgatgtgaagtggtgcgaacacacgtttgctgactttatcatcggcacattagcttcatatataaaatcctctgtaaaacactgtgctccactgtgcagccaccaacagcacacttgtccctccgcgttgacataatagcgctcttcctccctcgcctgcactctcgcagggacaaggtggagctaaggtggagctctccaagtaaacttactggtggggcggtaacattcgctgagtgttttatggcctatacttacactaagggggaccacgaaaacatgactgagtattctttttccacactttggagactggtagggcctccagagtcccaaatataaggattgaaatggttaaaaagttgattttgcataatatgtcccctttaaggaaACTGTTCAatttcaaatattgttttttcaacatttctttaaTTCCATGTTTTACAGTGGAATGTTTTTAGTAAATAAATAGTGTCAATATGATagtttaaatatataaaagaatCACTGTCGTCACATATTACAAAActtcttttatgtgtgtgtctcatatCAGAGGTCTCAACTCTATCAGGATCGGCTCataataatgttatttctgATTAAAAGATTCATTTTGCGTCATACGTCCTTTGTTATTGTGAACTTTGTATTGTTCTAtagcaaacaaacacttttataatgaaattctatgaaatatcaTTACAAACACTGTTGATGGAAGCTTGTTGTATCATTTAAGCtcatatcacagtcattttaagtttttaataattcatcagTCATAAAAGTGAGTGTAAAAATGCGTCTGCTGATGTTTTGTGCTTCAGATCACGGCTACACTCAGCTCGCCACCAGTGTGACTCTGCTGAAGGCGTCCGAGGTCGAGGAGATCCTTGAAGGAAACGATGAGAAATACAAAGCTGTTTCCATCAGCACTGAACCTCCGGCCTACCTCAGGTACTTCACTCACGTCGGTCTCTTTAAAGTCTCGTGGTGATGTTTTCAGTGTGACAGACAAATGacacgggtccttgaaagtgcttgaatttcaGTTGATGtttgatgtacgtagacgaggCCAAAAGTAGATTTTTTCACGTCATGTTTTCAGTTCCATGTTGATCCGCGTTCGTCaaacgtctttgtttttgtccacaaacttttttctttgtttttacggagcaaagaaacagaaaatcttcacatttaagaagctgtaaaatgaaagaaacttAAAATAGTTGATTTAATTGATTTACTCAATGATTAATAATGATTCATTGTCGCAgcagtggtttgtttttaaaggaaaaatccGACCTAACCTTATATAACAACACGACTTCCATCAATGcttgtcataataataatcttttattttgaattttgaaggCAGTTATTGAAATCAAATCCATTTGTGGacggaaaaaaaagatttgcttTATCTaatgaaagtttgttttaagattgaatttaaaagataaaatggatcaaattttaataaaattttaattaaattgaatttattgtttttctgtttctgtgggGAAAATAACCCACAGTTGAAGCTGCCTcaggttaccatggcaacagccaAAAGTCCAtcgtctcaccaaagacaaaagacttTGACCAACATCTGAGGACAATCATCGCCTCctatcttaagctgtgtcagcacattctgtcttTGAATTgtagggaattggtcctggaaagtccttgaaaagtcctagGTGTGGGGTACCCTGGGTATCACactatgattgtcttgcaatttATTGATTATCAGAATCCTCTCACCTGTGTACAGAACGCCGCTCACCTGACTGAGGTATGACTTTGTCACGGTTCACTTCTTCACCAACAAAGTCTTTTCTGCTCGAGTCCTCAGAACATCGTCGCCCGCCATGAGTTCTGTTTTTATCGTTACTGATATGTTGTCCTGTTTGGCCACGCCCCCTCCGGTAGAACATGCCCCGCCTCTCTCACCACTGACTCTTCACTCGACCACAGGAGCAAACGTCTCGAGCTCTCAgataatatatttgttttgttgtcgttgtcttttgtacattttaataattgttttatCACAGTATTGTTgcatcgtgatattattggtattgtgttgtgtgttacctctaaacacacgtgtgtgtgtgtgtgtgtgtgtgtgttcagggaaCAGAAGGCAAAGAGGAACAGTCAGTGGGTTCCCACGCTGCCCAACAGTTCTCACCACCTGGACGCAGTTCCCTGCTCCACCACCATCAACCGCAGCCGACTGGGACGAGACAAGAAGAGGACGTTCCCACTGTGGTGAGAAGCTTCTAGATCAAAGACAGAGTTTCTGCTCTTTACATTCATATATGTTAGAAAACAGAGGCTCGTGGAGTAAACGGTGAAAACTCTTCTGTTGTCGTGTCTGAATACACGTCTCTGTGATATACATCGTCTATGATAGTATCTTAActgttgttttaacaatgtGTGAAATCAAAGAACCAACCCAAACACGCCACACATTCACTGCATGATCCGACGGTCCACGCTTCACAACAACGAGCTAACAAGTTAAACATGAGTGAACAAACACTAACTCTAGCAGCCTCACATTCCACGGGGTTAGATTTAACAGCTGAACGTGGATCCTCGGAaacactgacgtcaatctgcaAACTGTGCAAAAGCAGTTTCCGTCAAATGTGTTTCATCATCTGTGAATGAACCAGCGCACAGAATCTGAAGAATAAGAAAAGTTTGGGCGGTCAGCGGTCGACCACGAGCGGCCGGCTAATGTacgacaagaaaacacacacacacacacacacacactagcagcAGTTACGTGTGTGTCCACATTCTCATGTTAATGCCTTGTAGTTCaaatatgatgatatatgataaTATGATTTAAAACGCTCTCATGGTAGTTTTTGTTGCTcgttatattttataatattgtCAATATTCTAATATTCTATTAACatctaataataaatataataataataataataatatactatTAACAAGAGCAGCTGGAACAACAGACCGTCCATGCTGTTACTAACACATGTTTGAGGATTGCAAAATAACGGCAATTATCGTTATCGGCAAATCCCAAAAAATATCGGGACAGTGATTTTCACCAATGTcgcatcagtgatagaacctggtgtttttttacttcctgctctgaccgACACTAACGTGTGACACACTGAAGGTCTCTGATTGGTCCGTCACACTAACATGTGACACACTGAAGGTCTCTGATTGGTCCGGgggtgtcgtcactgaagagtcacgaGCACGTCGTCAAAGCAACGACGTCCAGCTGTAGATCAAAGTGAAACAGACTTAAACACCGTGGAGACATTCATGTTCAACCGTGAACCGTTCTGTCAACTCACCTGaactaatgattctaatgattcacttttgcccaaaacaactgctttagacagttcatgtattcatgtaatGGGTCACCTactccactaggtggcagtatTGGTTTGTGCAGAGTTACCTTAGGTGTCCACAGAGCTGATGAATCCTGGTACTTCTTTTCAGCAGTCACTTGGGGTggtttttatgaatgaatgaatgaaagaacgCCCCAAATCACAGTTCAGACTCTGCTCAGGAACCACCTCAGGAGTTtggtgtgtaatgtgtgtgtgtgtgttgcttcaGCTTTGACGACCACGATCCAGCGGTGATCCACGAGAACGCCACTCAGTCCGAAGTCCTGGTCCCGATCCGTCTGGACATGGAGATCGAAGGACAGAAGCTCAGAGACGCGTTCACCTGGAACATGAACGGTAAACGTCTTCACTGAGCTCTGAGAAGGTTCCAGAGTGAACGAGGTGTTCATTCTCTCCTATGATTCTTCAGAGAAGCTCATGACGCCCGAGATGTTCGCTGAGATCCTCTGTGACGACCTGGACCTCAACCCGCTGACCTTCGTCCCCGCCATCGCCTCCGCCATCAGACAGCAGATCGAGTCTTACCCCACAGACAGTATCCTGGAGGAGCAGACGGACCAGAGGGTCATCATCAAGgtgagtgtcctcacagagCGGCCGCTCTCGCGTCCTTCACGCCTCTGAACGCTTGTGTGCCGACGTTGCAGCTGAACATCCACGTGGGGAACATCTCGCTGGTGGACCAGTTTGAGTGGGACATGTCAGAGCGGGAGAACTCTCCAGAGAAGTTTGCCCTGAAGCTCTGCTCCGAGCTGGGCCTGGGCGGAGAGTTTGTCACCACCATCGCCTACAGCATCCGCGGTCAGCTGAGCTGGCACCAGAGGACCTACGCCTTCAGGTACCAGTCACATGACACGCATGACGTCACATGACACGGGCGCGCTCCTGTTCTCCTGCAACAGGAAGTTAGTTTCCCACAATTTTGATGATCGAATAATCAGTTTTGCTCCATATCCACATTATTCCTTTCTCCCATGATGCCTTGCGTGAATTATGGGCGTGGCTTTTGGGCAAATTCTGTCGCAGGAgcagctttaaattaaaaatgacccAGGGTTCCATgcgtcattgaaagtgcttggatttgGTATGTCAGGGTttccacaggtccttgaaaccCTTGAACATTTGTGAATTTAAAGAGAATACAACCTCGgagcccttgaaagtttttaaaATCGTCCTAAATacacatgggtcattgaaagtgcttgaattttgtgcttCATGGTtccatgggtcattgaaagtgcttgaattttgtgcttCAGGTTTCCATGGGACCTTGAAACCCTTGAAAGTTTGAatttacagagaaaacaacCTCAAGTGAAAATCATCCTAAATAatcatgggtcattgaaagtgcttgaatccttgagtttgtcatttttctcGCTCACGTTCATGAAAGTGAAGGAGTTTCTTCAGGTCTTtccacaataacaataataataaagtgtgttttGATTTCTGAACAGTCTGAATAATCACAGCTGagcttgtgtttctctgtgttctcatgtttttgttttgtttccactgagttTTTATTATGACGTAAAACTCCTCGTCTTGGTCTTCTTCAGTTTCATGTCGTAGTCTTTTAATCTCTAACAGAAACAGAGTGTCAGGATTAAAAAGTGCTGACTCATGCCCCAGTGAAAACCCTCTGCCCACCGTGGAGATCGCCATCAGAAACACGGGCGACGCGGACCAGtggtgccccctgctggagacGCTGACAGACGcggagatggagaagaagatcAGAGACCAGGACAGAAACACCAGGTATTTAtagttatacatatataaatatcctttatttaacattaaacatgttaaatgtcttcatttaaggtaacatttatatttaagtgTAAATGCAATGTAGATATTATatgttattgtatattttagTATTAATCATGTATGACATGAAAACATTATGTACTTTACatccttttcattttcttacttGTATTTTTCTATAACTCTATAAGaatcttttcatttcttttgcacttttttaaaactattttaaacaaagaaacctTTTTCTCTAATCTTTTAgaactttaatgtttttattttgatccttttctcttttcttctaaTATTTTGAACACTTTTCATTTGCTTTAATCTTGAAACTTTATTAaaattctgtctctgtgtgtaaatCAAACATCGTCGTCTTCATAAATCTGGACGTGAACGTCTTCAGTTAGGGGCCGTGGTAAAAGTGCactgttttcctctctgcaggAGAATGAGGCGACTGGCGAACACGGCTCCTGCTTGGTAGACGAGGCGGCgtaagctccgcctcctcctctcacctgtgTACAGAACGCCGCTCACCTGACTGAGGTATGACTTTGTCACGGTTCACTTCTTCACCAACAAAGTCTTTTCTGCTCGAGTCCTCAGAACATCGTCGCCCTCCATGAGTTCTGTTTTTATCGTTACTGATATGTTGTCCTGTTTGGCCACGCCCCCTCCGGTAGAACATGCCCCGCCTCTCTCACCACTGACTCTTCACTCGACCACAGGAGCAAACGTCTCGAGCTCTCAgataatatatttgttttgttgtcgttgtcttttgtacattttaataattcttacaaaataaagaaaagtgaaaaacttctccatcttctctttGGTCGtgtattattgattattgattattgattattgagaGTGTTTTATATCTGTTCTTTGTGAAATGATCCCCAGACttttgtaaagcgctcactctctcacaccaaacctcaaaGAGGAAATCAGAACCAAAGTTTGTGAAattctatttttctattctttatgttttgttttccttcagcaGGATTTCACACACgcagtgagtaaaaaaaaaaaaacatgtttaaatacaaGTTATGAGTTTTAAACTGGAAACAGCAGCCGATCACTAATCCACTTTATTCTGCCcagattaaaaatgtaagtCTTTTTTCCGTCTCTTTATATTtaacagcatgtttttggattttggtGAAATGTTTGATGTTTGCAGCAAGACgacatgacgatgatgatgacgatgatgatgatggcggcGGCCTGAGGAGGAGACGATGAAGACGCTGCACGACTTCAGGTTAAATCTACATTCATGTTTCACATCAGTTTAAAGCTTCACTCTGTGatttatcaacattttatgtCACTCGTGTCTTTGTCACCTtcacctgtcaatcaatcaatctgtcAATccatttttttgatttttaacaaTTATCTACTTGAATTGACGTCACATGCTTTATTGATataatatttatacataaaacaGCTGAGGTCATGAATCATGATCCACTTCACTaaaatatacactttaaaacatttactcttgacttcatgttattatttactgaAACGCTGCCgatcccttcacaataaaagcccctGTGTTTGATGTTAAATGGCGTGGTCTCACCCTCACATTAGagtctgtgtcacagtttaATGTGTCCTCCTGCGTctgctgtaaacacaaacacacgctcgTCACCGTGTTATTATCACGGACAAAACTGCTGAGCGtcgtcaaaaaaacaaatcaaaaataaaaggagaCGCAGACGCTGTGATTCAGGagcgacagaaaaacatcaggACACATAATTATCAACAAAACAAGAGAATGAGCTCATCAAACTGCTCCTGCGTCGCTTCATCCCAAATATACTCATTAAAACATCAAATGGTGTCGTATTTCACGtacatttccttttcatttagTTGAATATAAAACTTCAAACTATCAAGACTCTATTTTTGACATAAacgtactgtttgtttttactatAACAAACCTTTAATAAGCAGCTCGTCCACAATAGTACGACTTTCATTTTGATATTACTTCTAGAAttataataaacacaataaaataacctcaTCACCTAATTAAAATATCACCATCTCTAGTTCATAATCTATATCAGATTTATAATTGATGTTGGATTATTTTCTGCTTTAATCTCATCACAGGAAGCAGTTTGGTAAAAAaagattatgttttttattaaaaagaaacaatatgACATTCATACAAAAGTCGAGGCTACAAATGAGTAAGAAACAAACTAACAATCATtaacatgtttgtgtataaatatCTTTTCTCAGAGTCGAGATTAACACTTAAAGAAATGAGTCATAAAAAATgagtcaaacaacaacaacaacaacaaaaatcaccagactgtgaagaagaaaacagagaaacgAGTGATCAGCGTCctgcactgaaaataacaacaaataactgAACTGAGCCTTTACTTCACTGCAGTGGACGCAATGTCCCTTTAACTGgaactgtggtttgttttcaggTCCTTGGACTGTCAACGGTTTCATAAAGCACTCActcgcacgcacgcacacacacacacacacacacacacacacacacacacacacacacacacacactcactcactcactcactcactcactcactcactcctcactcactcactcactcactcactcacacacacactctcactcacacacacacacacacacacacacttactctcactccacacacacacactctcactctcacacgcacacacacctctctcccacacacacacacacacact
The DNA window shown above is from Solea senegalensis isolate Sse05_10M linkage group LG5, IFAPA_SoseM_1, whole genome shotgun sequence and carries:
- the smarcb1a gene encoding SWI/SNF-related matrix-associated actin-dependent regulator of chromatin subfamily B member 1-A, with amino-acid sequence MMALSKTFGQKPVKFQLEEDGDFYMIGSEVGNYLRMFRGSLYKRYPSLWRKLASVEERKKIVESSHDHGYTQLATSVTLLKASEVEEILEGNDEKYKAVSISTEPPAYLREQKAKRNSQWVPTLPNSSHHLDAVPCSTTINRSRLGRDKKRTFPLCFDDHDPAVIHENATQSEVLVPIRLDMEIEGQKLRDAFTWNMNEKLMTPEMFAEILCDDLDLNPLTFVPAIASAIRQQIESYPTDSILEEQTDQRVIIKLNIHVGNISLVDQFEWDMSERENSPEKFALKLCSELGLGGEFVTTIAYSIRGQLSWHQRTYAFSENPLPTVEIAIRNTGDADQWCPLLETLTDAEMEKKIRDQDRNTRRMRRLANTAPAW